A stretch of the Vigna radiata var. radiata cultivar VC1973A chromosome 7, Vradiata_ver6, whole genome shotgun sequence genome encodes the following:
- the LOC106768554 gene encoding protein NRT1/ PTR FAMILY 7.3, whose product MACLELSKEVKFKDDTEELTLDGSVDWHGRPAIRAKSGRWVAGTIVLLNQGLATLAFFGVGVNLVLFLTRVMGQNNADAANSVSKWTGTVYIFSLVGAFLSDSYWGRYKTCAVFQVIFVIGLVSLSLSSYISLIRPKGCGNETISCGKHSSLEMGMFYLSIYLIALGNGGYQPNIATFGADQFDEEHSKEGYSKVAFFSYFYLALNLGSLFSNTILGYFEDEGLWALGFWASAGSAFAALVLFLLGTPRYRHFKPSGNPLSRFGQVLVAALRKWGAHTTSNEEDLYVMDENESPTNGNRKILHTDGFKFLDRAAFISTRDLEDQKRGLHNPWRLCPITQVEEVKCILRLLPIWLCTIIYSVVFTQMASLFVEQGAAMKTTISHFRIPPASMSSFDILSVAVFIFFYRRVIDPLVGRLKKTSSKGLTELQRMGIGLVIAVMAMVSAGIVECYRLKYAKSGCPHCSGTSSLSIFWQIPQYALIGASEVFMYVGQLEFFNAQTPDGLKSFGSALCMTSISLGNYVSSLIVSIVMKISTEDHMPGWIPGNLNRGHLDRFYFLLAALTSIDLIVYIVCAKWFKSIQLEGKYEENDMPGSYKV is encoded by the exons TGAACCAAGGTCTGGCAACCTTAGCATTCTTTGGAGTAGGAGTGAACCTAGTGTTATTCCTGACAAGAGTGATGGGGCAGAACAATGCTGATGCTGCAAACAGTGTTAGCAAATGGACTGGAACAGTATACATCTTCTCTCTTGTGGGTGCCTTCCTAAGTGACTCTTACTGGGGAAGGTACAAAACTTGTGCAGTCTTTCAGGTCATTTTTGTGATA GGCCTGGTGTCCTTGTCCCTTTCATCGTACATCTCCTTGATTAGGCCGAAAGGTTGTGGAAATGAAACTATTTCATGTGGGAAACATTCAAGCTTGGAGATGGGGATGTTCTACCTCTCGATCTATCTCATTGCTTTGGGGAATGGAGGGTATCAGCCAAATATCGCCACATTTGGAGCTGACCAGTTTGACGAGGAGCACTCAAAGGAGGGTTATTCAAAGGTTGCCTTCTTTAGCTACTTCTACTTGGCTTTGAACCTTGGTTCACTCTTCTCAAACACAATTCTGGGATACTTTGAAGATGAAGGATTGTGGGCACTTGGGTTCTGGGCGTCTGCGGGTTCTGCTTTTGCTGCCcttgttttatttcttcttgGGACCCCAAGATATAGACACTTCAAACCCAGTGGCAATCCTCTTTCAAGGTTCGGCCAAGTCCTTGTTGCTGCATTAAGGAAATGGGGAGCTCATACGACATCAAATGAAGAGGATCTATATGTCATGGATGAAAATGAATCTCCCACTAATGGCAACAGAAAGATTCTTCACACCGACGGATTCAA GTTTCTGGACAGAGCAGCATTTATATCTACCAGAGATCTAGAAGACCAAAAAAGAGGCCTTCATAACCCCTGGCGTCTCTGTCCTATAACTCAAGTTGAAGAAGTGAAGTGTATACTAAGACTTCTTCCAATTTGGCTCTGCACCATAATCTACTCAGTGGTTTTCACACAAATGGCTTCTCTTTTTGTAGAACAAGGAGCTGCCATGAAAACTACAATTTCCCATTTTAGAATACCGCCTGCAAGCATGTCTAGCTTTGACATCCTCAGCGTAGCagtcttcattttcttctaccGTAGAGTGATTGATCCACTAGTGGGACGACTTAAAAAGACAAGTTCCAAAGGTCTTACTGAGCTTCAGAGAATGGGAATTGGGCTTGTTATAGCTGTAATGGCAATGGTTTCAGCTGGAATAGTTGAATGCTACAGGCTTAAATATGCAAAATCAGGATGCCCCCACTGCAGTGGGACAAGCTCTCTAAGCATCTTTTGGCAAATTCCTCAATATGCACTTATCGGAGCTTCTGAAGTTTTTATGTATGTAGGCCAGCTAGAGTTCTTCAATGCTCAAACACCAGATGGTTTAAAAAGCTTTGGAAGTGCCCTTTGCATGACGTCCATCTCTCTTGGGAACTATGTAAGTAGCTTAATTGTTAGTATCGTTATGAAGATCTCCACCGAGGATCACATGCCAGGGTGGATCCCTGGAAACTTAAACAGAGGTCACCTAGATAGGTTTTACTTCCTCTTAGCTGCCTTGACATCAATAGACTTGATCGTTTATATTGTATGTGCAAAGTGGTTCAAGAGTATACAGCTGGAAGGGAAATACGAAGAGAATGATATGCCTGGTAGCTATAAAGTATAA